A single region of the Deltaproteobacteria bacterium genome encodes:
- a CDS encoding ATP-binding protein, protein MLHFSRTALAARLADDLLGATLFGDLQNGLFLAAPRRTGKTTFLQHDFRPELEKRGVTVVYLDLWADQRRDPGVLIAEAVGRALEPHLGFVARAAKSAGLENVSLGGWLSIDTSKIGALDGATLPDALRALHHAARTPVALIIDEAQHALTSETGTIAMAALKSARDQLNSPGKVNLMLVMSGSDRDKLLRLVNTNGAPFYGSKVQRMPELGEDFIAHLIHLIEAQRPDLIPVDQTLLFEAFQRFGSRPQFFMDVLGQALSPLSGNSGRFEPIVAQAAWQRQQEDEAQMESSFLGLKPLEQAVLWRLLEKGQHFRPYDGESLRFYQQKTGKKVTAQQAQNAVESLRQRTPAVVWKSAWGEYAVDDAAMSRWHKDRVSAGTWPPSGTALLADALDS, encoded by the coding sequence ATGCTCCATTTTTCCCGTACCGCCCTGGCCGCGCGCTTGGCGGATGATCTGCTCGGAGCCACGCTCTTCGGCGATCTCCAAAATGGCCTGTTCCTGGCCGCCCCACGGCGGACAGGCAAGACCACGTTTCTCCAACACGACTTCAGGCCAGAACTGGAAAAACGTGGCGTCACGGTCGTGTACCTCGACCTCTGGGCAGACCAGCGTCGGGATCCAGGCGTTCTTATCGCCGAGGCCGTCGGACGAGCCCTGGAGCCGCACCTGGGATTCGTGGCCCGCGCAGCCAAAAGCGCGGGCCTGGAAAATGTCAGCCTCGGCGGGTGGCTTTCCATCGATACCAGCAAGATCGGAGCACTCGACGGCGCCACCCTGCCCGACGCGCTCCGCGCCCTGCATCATGCCGCGCGAACGCCCGTGGCCCTGATCATTGATGAAGCGCAACACGCCCTGACCAGCGAAACGGGCACGATCGCCATGGCCGCCCTGAAATCCGCCCGCGACCAGCTGAACAGCCCTGGCAAGGTGAATCTCATGCTCGTCATGTCTGGCTCCGACAGAGACAAACTGTTGCGATTGGTGAACACCAACGGTGCACCTTTCTATGGATCCAAGGTCCAGCGCATGCCGGAGCTGGGCGAGGACTTCATCGCGCATCTCATCCACCTCATCGAAGCCCAGCGCCCGGATCTCATTCCCGTCGATCAAACTCTCTTGTTCGAGGCATTCCAGCGTTTTGGATCGCGTCCGCAGTTTTTCATGGACGTCTTGGGTCAGGCATTGAGTCCTTTATCCGGCAATTCCGGACGGTTCGAGCCGATTGTGGCCCAGGCGGCCTGGCAACGTCAGCAGGAAGACGAGGCGCAAATGGAATCCTCCTTTTTAGGCCTCAAGCCCCTGGAGCAGGCCGTGCTGTGGCGTCTTTTGGAAAAAGGCCAACACTTCCGGCCATATGACGGGGAATCTCTGCGCTTCTATCAACAAAAAACCGGTAAAAAAGTAACCGCCCAGCAAGCGCAAAACGCCGTGGAGTCTCTACGTCAGCGGACTCCGGCCGTGGTTTGGAAATCAGCCTGGGGCGAATACGCGGTCGATGACGCAGCCATGAGCCGTTGGCACAAGGACCGCGTCAGTGCCGGCACCTGGCCACCGTCAGGAACGGCCCTCCTGGCGGACGCCCTCGATTCGTGA